Sequence from the Clostridium butyricum genome:
CGATAAGCGTTCCTAATTCTTTTACTCAAGATATATTAGATAAAAGGTATAAAGATTTAGTTGCTAATTCAATAGAAGTAGTCTGCTCAAAATTATATAAAATCGAATTCGTAATAGCATCTGAGGCTTCTGAAAAGGAAGATTTAAAAGAGACTTCTTCTAATTCAGCATCAAAATCCATCGTAGTAAATGATGAAATGTCATCAACATTAAATCCAAAGTACACTTTTAATTCATTCGTAATAGGTAATAGTAATAGATTTGCTCATGCTGCTTCCTTAGCTGTAGCAGAATCCCCTGCGAAAGCCTACAATCCTTTATTTATATATGGTGGAGTTGGACTTGGAAAAACACATTTAATGCATGCTATAGGACATTATATTTTAGATAATAATCCTAGTGCTAAAGTAGTCTATGTGTCATCAGAAAAATTCACAAATGAATTAATTAATGCTATTAAGGATGATAAAAATGAAGATTTCAGAAATAAATATAGAAATGTTGATGTACTTCTTATAGATGATATTCAGTTTATTGCAGGCAAAGAACGTACTCAGGAAGAATTTTTCCATACATTTAATGCTCTTCATGATGCTAATAAGCAAATTATACTTTCATCTGATAGACCGCCAAAAGAAATTCCAACATTAGAAGACAGATTAAGATCTAGATTTGAATGGGGACTAATAGCTGATATACAAGTTCCAGACTTTGAAACAAGAATGGCAATTCTTAAGAAAAAAGCTGATGTTGAAAATTTAAATGTGGCGAATGAAGTAATGGGATACATAGCTACCAAAATAAAATCAAACATAAGAGAACTCGAAGGTGCTCTAATCAGAATAATTGCATATTCTTCATTAACTAACAGAGATGTTACTGTTGATTTAGCAACTGAAGCATTAAAAGATATTATATCGAAAAAGCAAGGAAAGCATATAACCATTGATCTTATTCAGGATGTGGTATCAAGCTACTTTAACTTGCGTGTAGAAGATTTAAAATCTCAAAGAAGAACTAGAAATGTTGCTCATCCAAGACAAATTGCAATGTATTTAAGTAGAAAGCTTACTGACATGTCCCTTCCTAAAATAGGCGAAGAGTTTGGTGGAAGAGATCATACAACAGTCATACATGCATATGAAAAAATATCAGAGAATCTAAAAACTGATGATTCGCTGCAACATACAGTTAACGATATAACGAAAAAATTAACTCAAAATTAATCCACAAGTTGTATATAATAACTATCTAATAACTTGTGGATAATAATTTTTCAACAATAGCCCTGTGGAATTTGTGGATAACTAGGTGTATTTGTCACCAACTTATCCACAATCTTTTCCCATGCAATTTTGTTGATATATCTATTGTTGAGATGGTTATCAACAGAATTAACAGCACCTACTACTATTATTACTATAAATTTATATATATCTATCTCTATTCTTACGCAAAATACCTGTGTATAAATAAGGAGGAACTTAAATGATTTTTACATGTGAAAAACAAGAAATATTAGAAGGTATCTCAATAGTTCAAAAAGCTATTACTGGTAAATCAACAATGCCTATATTAGAAGGTGTATACATAAAGACTAATGAACTAGATTCATCATTAACATTGATAGGATCAGATATGGATGTTAGTATTCAAACTACTGTAAATGCCAATATTATAGAGCCAGGAAGTATAGTTATTGATGCTAAAATATTTGGTGAAATAATTAGAAAACTTCCAAACTCAACAATAAAAATAGAAACTATTGAAAATCAAGTTATAAGAATTACTTGTGAAAAATCAGTATTTGACGTAGTTTATATGAATACGAATGAATTCCCAGAACTACCTGAGATAAATGAAGATTTAAAGATTTCAGTTAATCAAAATATATTAAAAAATATGATAAAAGGTACATCTTTTGCAATAGCTCAAGATGAGACTAGACCAATACTTCAGGGGATTTTATTTGAAGTTAAAAACAAAAATTTAAATTTAGTTGCATTAGATGGATATAGATTAGCTATAAAAAGTGAATTTTTAGATAGTGATATAGAAATAGAAGTTGTAATACCAGGAAAAACTTTGAATGAAGTTTCTAAAATACTTGAAGATGTTGAAGATATTGTGGATATTACATTTACAAATAATCATATTTTATTTAATTTAGAGAAAACTAAAATAATATCAAGATTATTAGAAGGTAAGTTTATAAATTATAATTCTCTGTTACCTCAAGAACATAAATTATCTGTTCATGTAAATAGACAAGAACTTCAAAATTCAATAGAAAGAGCATCTTTAATGGCTAAAGATGGGAATACGAATTTAATTAAACTTGACATACAACAAGACAACTTGATTATCTCATCTAATTCTCAATTGGGAAAAGTAAGAGAAGAAATATCTATGAAATTGCAAGGTGATGAAATACAAATTGCATTTAATTCAAGATATCTATTAGATGTATTGAAAAATATGGAAGAGGATGAAGTTGTTTTAAAAATGACATCAGGTATTAGTCCGTGCGTTATAGAGGAAAATAATAATGAAAATGCGAAGTATTTGGTACTTCCAGTTAGACTTATGAGATAAGGAGGATAAATATTTTAATTAATATTTATGCAGAAAAAATGAATAAAATAAAGATTGAAACTGAAATTATAAAATTAGATGCTTTTTTAAAATGGGCTGCTATTGCAAGTTCTGGTTCAGAAGCAAAATTTTATATACAAGATGAAATGGTAAAGGTCAACAATGAAATTTGCACTCAGCGTGGTAAAAAATTAAAAGCTGGTGATATTGTAAATTTTGATGGTGTTGATTATGAAATAATATAAGAATTTTTTTTAAGAATAGATTGTTAAATTTATAAAACTGTATTCAAAGGTTATTTTCTGTTATCATAGAACTTAGGAATAATGGTTAGATGATTTAACAATCTAAAAATTAAAATAAACTCTTATTTTATTATTATGATATAATTATTATAGGTGTATTTTTTATGTATATTAAAAATATAATGTTAGCTAACTATAGAA
This genomic interval carries:
- the dnaA gene encoding chromosomal replication initiator protein DnaA encodes the protein MDADLKNIWAKTLETIKSELSEVSFNTWIKSCEPISISSDTITISVPNSFTQDILDKRYKDLVANSIEVVCSKLYKIEFVIASEASEKEDLKETSSNSASKSIVVNDEMSSTLNPKYTFNSFVIGNSNRFAHAASLAVAESPAKAYNPLFIYGGVGLGKTHLMHAIGHYILDNNPSAKVVYVSSEKFTNELINAIKDDKNEDFRNKYRNVDVLLIDDIQFIAGKERTQEEFFHTFNALHDANKQIILSSDRPPKEIPTLEDRLRSRFEWGLIADIQVPDFETRMAILKKKADVENLNVANEVMGYIATKIKSNIRELEGALIRIIAYSSLTNRDVTVDLATEALKDIISKKQGKHITIDLIQDVVSSYFNLRVEDLKSQRRTRNVAHPRQIAMYLSRKLTDMSLPKIGEEFGGRDHTTVIHAYEKISENLKTDDSLQHTVNDITKKLTQN
- the dnaN gene encoding DNA polymerase III subunit beta yields the protein MIFTCEKQEILEGISIVQKAITGKSTMPILEGVYIKTNELDSSLTLIGSDMDVSIQTTVNANIIEPGSIVIDAKIFGEIIRKLPNSTIKIETIENQVIRITCEKSVFDVVYMNTNEFPELPEINEDLKISVNQNILKNMIKGTSFAIAQDETRPILQGILFEVKNKNLNLVALDGYRLAIKSEFLDSDIEIEVVIPGKTLNEVSKILEDVEDIVDITFTNNHILFNLEKTKIISRLLEGKFINYNSLLPQEHKLSVHVNRQELQNSIERASLMAKDGNTNLIKLDIQQDNLIISSNSQLGKVREEISMKLQGDEIQIAFNSRYLLDVLKNMEEDEVVLKMTSGISPCVIEENNNENAKYLVLPVRLMR
- the yaaA gene encoding S4 domain-containing protein YaaA, whose amino-acid sequence is MNKIKIETEIIKLDAFLKWAAIASSGSEAKFYIQDEMVKVNNEICTQRGKKLKAGDIVNFDGVDYEII